In Corynebacterium ulcerans, one genomic interval encodes:
- a CDS encoding DUF1707 domain-containing protein: MTNPYQPDYRIGDAERSQAMDDLGVHFSAGRLSFEEYDERLKQVTQAVTRSDISLLFDDLPAARSPKETASPANFLPATNVQGTHFPDTYSTNEIDNAYSTGRNIRGGILGLTGITAVTLTALTETGAWIMLVPAIFIMLYVMKLGPESWHAPSRMKLDRQRMKQARMLQQQQVFAIETHNAQQRALARAERKRKQDELNSIATELATDALKRFRGKKNG, encoded by the coding sequence ATGACGAACCCATATCAACCCGATTACCGCATCGGCGATGCCGAGCGCTCACAAGCGATGGATGACCTTGGGGTGCACTTCTCTGCCGGTCGACTCTCGTTTGAAGAATATGATGAACGCCTTAAACAGGTCACTCAAGCAGTTACCCGATCTGATATTTCTTTGCTTTTCGACGATCTCCCCGCTGCACGCTCGCCTAAGGAGACCGCCTCTCCCGCTAACTTCCTACCAGCTACGAATGTGCAAGGAACCCATTTCCCCGACACATATTCGACTAACGAAATCGATAATGCTTACTCCACCGGACGCAATATCCGCGGTGGAATTCTCGGACTCACCGGGATCACCGCAGTCACGCTCACTGCGCTCACGGAAACTGGCGCGTGGATAATGCTGGTCCCAGCCATCTTCATCATGTTGTATGTGATGAAGCTCGGACCAGAATCCTGGCATGCGCCCAGCCGGATGAAGCTGGACCGCCAGCGGATGAAGCAAGCCCGGATGCTCCAGCAGCAACAAGTCTTTGCCATCGAGACGCATAATGCACAGCAACGAGCACTCGCCCGTGCAGAGCGTAAACGCAAGCAAGACGAGCTCAACAGCATTGCCACAGAACTCGCAACTGACGCGCTTAAGCGATTCCGGGGGAAGAAGAACGGCTAG
- a CDS encoding ArsR/SmtB family transcription factor has protein sequence MYDLLEQADDWSGYFKLMGDRTRLRILVVLHYAGPRATTVTEIAEAAGVRVPTASGALRAMEHMGAIKGERFGREVRYSLVDERIHGVLHDIGMRHGKDKHRH, from the coding sequence ATGTATGACCTTTTGGAACAAGCCGATGACTGGTCTGGTTATTTTAAACTCATGGGGGATCGGACCCGGCTACGCATTCTTGTAGTTTTGCACTATGCAGGGCCGAGGGCCACCACAGTCACCGAGATCGCTGAGGCCGCAGGAGTGCGGGTCCCTACTGCGTCAGGAGCGCTCCGCGCCATGGAACACATGGGCGCAATTAAGGGGGAACGCTTTGGACGTGAGGTGCGGTATTCGCTTGTCGACGAACGCATCCACGGGGTACTTCACGATATCGGAATGCGTCACGGCAAGGATAAACACCGGCACTAG
- a CDS encoding ABC transporter ATP-binding protein, producing MIHLRNVSISYDDTAAVHRVTATLQPGTITALVGPNGSGKSTLLNAVAGVVPFTGDVVFDDKPLARMSARQRVETVAYVPQVATLNGDMTVVDFVGLGAVAGRGIFHRRTKQDHDRVSHALELLGLEYLAERQWSELSGGQQQRVSIARGLAQGARVLLLDEPTNHLDIEHQLTLLQVLHRLVTQEGLTVVAVMHDLGLVARYADTALILHSGRCVAEGPVDTVLSSRNIAEFFNVEAEILRSPEGAAALLAAAPR from the coding sequence TTGATACATCTCAGAAATGTCAGTATTAGTTACGACGATACCGCCGCAGTGCATCGTGTCACCGCGACGCTGCAACCAGGCACGATCACGGCATTGGTTGGCCCTAATGGCAGCGGAAAGTCCACGTTGTTAAACGCGGTGGCGGGAGTGGTCCCTTTTACTGGTGACGTGGTTTTTGACGATAAGCCTCTCGCTCGTATGTCGGCTCGGCAACGAGTGGAGACCGTGGCTTATGTTCCCCAAGTAGCCACGCTCAACGGGGATATGACGGTGGTCGATTTCGTGGGACTGGGTGCTGTTGCTGGTCGAGGAATTTTCCATCGTAGGACTAAGCAGGATCATGACCGTGTTTCTCATGCCTTGGAACTACTTGGGCTGGAATACCTAGCTGAACGCCAGTGGAGCGAGCTATCGGGTGGGCAGCAGCAGCGCGTCTCTATCGCGCGCGGCCTCGCACAGGGGGCACGCGTGCTGCTTCTCGACGAGCCAACTAACCACCTGGACATCGAACATCAGCTGACTTTGCTGCAGGTGCTGCACCGCCTGGTCACTCAAGAAGGGCTGACTGTAGTGGCGGTTATGCACGATTTGGGCCTGGTGGCACGATATGCTGATACTGCCCTTATCCTGCACTCTGGACGTTGTGTCGCAGAGGGGCCGGTAGACACTGTTTTATCGTCACGCAATATTGCTGAGTTTTTCAACGTAGAAGCAGAGATTCTCCGTTCTCCCGAAGGCGCCGCTGCCTTGTTGGCGGCCGCCCCGAGATAA
- a CDS encoding FecCD family ABC transporter permease, producing MDLDSGLTTQTVAPGIDSAPQKRRFRPAFPLVVMGGIILLIALSIGSVFVGTASLSWNEVMGAFGFAGYDTPSLLRQSILFELRIPRILMGIVVGAGLAVAGACLQTVTHNPLAEPYLLGISGGASVGAVVVLVIGTQGVLGLTAGAALGGLGSFVVLLMLLRGSGFQSQQVVLAGVLVGQFAQAVTFLIMMGKGDADSIQAVMAWLMGALGASRQDGLLVTAIVCMTAIAALWALSRHLDTLRLGDATAHTMGVPVVLTRGAVLVIVALMTSATVASVGAIGFVGLIVPHAVRLVVGSAHVRVIPISALVGAILLVVADAIARSLFKGQELPVGIITALIGVPIFFLLWKKGKK from the coding sequence GTGGATCTTGATTCGGGATTAACCACACAAACGGTTGCGCCAGGAATCGATTCTGCACCTCAGAAACGCCGGTTTCGTCCGGCGTTTCCGTTGGTGGTTATGGGCGGAATAATACTGCTCATCGCCCTTTCGATTGGTTCGGTGTTCGTGGGAACGGCGTCGTTAAGCTGGAATGAAGTGATGGGGGCGTTCGGATTCGCCGGATACGATACTCCCAGTTTGTTAAGGCAATCGATCCTTTTTGAACTGCGTATTCCTCGCATCTTGATGGGGATAGTGGTGGGGGCGGGTCTTGCCGTCGCCGGCGCATGTTTGCAAACTGTCACGCATAATCCGCTAGCGGAACCGTATCTCCTAGGCATCAGCGGTGGCGCGTCTGTGGGCGCAGTTGTTGTTCTGGTTATCGGAACTCAAGGTGTGTTGGGGCTTACGGCTGGCGCTGCGCTGGGCGGGCTGGGATCCTTTGTGGTCCTGTTGATGCTGCTGCGGGGCTCGGGCTTCCAATCCCAACAGGTGGTTCTAGCAGGCGTGTTGGTCGGGCAGTTCGCTCAGGCCGTGACATTCCTGATCATGATGGGCAAGGGTGACGCTGATTCTATTCAGGCCGTGATGGCATGGCTTATGGGTGCGTTGGGTGCTTCGCGTCAAGACGGGCTATTGGTTACAGCCATTGTGTGCATGACGGCGATCGCTGCTTTGTGGGCGCTGTCGCGTCATTTAGATACGTTGAGGCTTGGCGACGCCACTGCGCACACTATGGGCGTTCCCGTAGTGCTGACGCGGGGAGCTGTCCTGGTCATCGTTGCCCTTATGACGTCCGCTACGGTCGCCTCTGTGGGTGCCATCGGGTTCGTAGGCCTTATCGTTCCCCATGCGGTTCGTCTGGTGGTAGGCAGCGCTCACGTGCGGGTAATCCCTATAAGCGCCTTAGTAGGGGCGATTCTACTGGTAGTGGCAGATGCGATTGCTCGTTCCTTGTTTAAGGGCCAAGAACTCCCTGTAGGAATTATTACTGCTCTCATTGGTGTTCCGATCTTCTTCCTCTTATGGAAGAAAGGAAAGAAATAG
- a CDS encoding ABC transporter substrate-binding protein, which produces MMSFFSCHRRALISTSVVVAAGLTLSACSNTSDNKTDSSAKANQAVSVENCGVKVSLSEPAHRLVSVEQGTTETLLAFDVQKDIVGVGHTKDHYWKRYEDRAKNLPVISDSIPNAEAIRGVDPDLVLSPFESVWTESGTGTREEYSKLGVGTFTTNVECAKPDEDPYTVLERDYEQLGTLLGKEARGKELIEEQRAAVKAAKEANGNSHKSVGYLYSIFDNAPYVAGNYGIPSAISAATGSTNVFAGIDEAWPQISWEAFADADPDVIVLVDLPGRGSPGDLATEKIEALKSNPATRNMKAVQGDKFIVVPGAGLSPGARSIEPLEIVSKKLAEMK; this is translated from the coding sequence ATGATGAGCTTTTTCTCCTGCCACCGCAGGGCATTGATTTCAACCAGCGTGGTAGTCGCAGCAGGCCTCACCCTTTCTGCTTGCTCGAACACCAGCGACAACAAGACGGATTCTTCAGCTAAAGCCAACCAGGCTGTCAGTGTGGAAAACTGTGGCGTCAAGGTAAGCCTTTCGGAGCCTGCCCACCGTTTGGTCAGTGTGGAACAAGGAACCACGGAAACGCTGTTGGCTTTCGATGTGCAAAAGGACATCGTGGGCGTTGGACACACCAAAGATCACTACTGGAAGCGCTATGAGGATCGGGCAAAGAACCTCCCCGTGATTTCGGATTCCATTCCTAATGCTGAGGCTATTCGTGGCGTCGACCCAGATCTGGTTCTTTCTCCATTTGAATCCGTGTGGACTGAGTCGGGTACGGGAACGCGCGAAGAATACTCCAAGCTGGGCGTGGGCACATTCACCACGAACGTAGAGTGCGCTAAGCCTGATGAGGATCCGTACACGGTCTTGGAGCGCGACTACGAGCAGCTTGGAACCCTGTTGGGTAAAGAGGCTCGCGGCAAGGAGCTGATCGAAGAGCAGCGTGCCGCTGTCAAGGCTGCCAAGGAAGCCAATGGCAACTCTCATAAGTCTGTTGGATACTTGTATTCGATCTTTGATAATGCGCCGTATGTAGCGGGCAACTATGGCATTCCCAGTGCTATCAGCGCGGCAACGGGAAGCACCAATGTGTTTGCTGGCATCGATGAGGCGTGGCCCCAGATTTCTTGGGAGGCTTTCGCAGATGCAGACCCAGATGTGATCGTTTTGGTGGACTTGCCTGGCCGCGGTTCTCCCGGCGACTTGGCTACTGAGAAGATCGAAGCCCTCAAGTCCAACCCTGCTACTCGCAACATGAAGGCCGTTCAGGGTGACAAGTTCATTGTGGTCCCAGGCGCTGGTTTGAGCCCAGGTGCGAGGTCGATTGAGCCTCTAGAGATCGTCAGCAAAAAGCTGGCAGAAATGAAGTAA
- a CDS encoding urease accessory protein UreD, protein MWDVAKGIFEHDPPHEDMGVLELGVGLSGGKSIAKTQYHTRALKIVRPHYLDDSGQVYYIIVNPGGGYVGGDAYRLKLGVESGASMLLTDQSAAKVYRTPGDFVVQNIEIKVDAGGVLEYVPDQLILYRDADFRQQITADVHPEGSLFISDVITPGWSPEGENFLYKQAHIRSVVRMDGEVVLVDNLRINPLESEFAQDADLMMGGKTHVATAICFDPNIDSEFIEAVRERVSAHAAENSDVVAAISECDKPGFVLRALGNRTEELMELILDVAHVVRNRTRGQGPINLRQY, encoded by the coding sequence ATGTGGGACGTAGCTAAAGGAATTTTTGAGCACGATCCGCCTCATGAGGACATGGGTGTGCTTGAGCTGGGTGTTGGACTCAGCGGCGGAAAGTCGATTGCGAAGACCCAGTACCATACTCGGGCACTTAAGATCGTTCGCCCTCACTATCTTGATGATTCGGGACAGGTGTATTACATCATCGTTAACCCGGGTGGCGGATACGTGGGTGGCGATGCATATCGACTCAAACTTGGAGTGGAATCCGGCGCTTCGATGCTGCTGACTGATCAGTCGGCTGCCAAGGTTTACCGCACGCCTGGTGACTTTGTAGTCCAGAATATTGAGATAAAAGTAGATGCTGGTGGCGTTCTGGAGTATGTCCCTGATCAGTTAATTTTGTATCGGGATGCAGATTTCCGTCAGCAGATTACTGCGGATGTTCACCCAGAAGGCTCGCTGTTTATCTCTGATGTAATTACCCCTGGTTGGTCGCCCGAGGGTGAGAACTTCTTGTATAAGCAGGCCCATATCCGCTCTGTGGTTCGGATGGACGGCGAAGTCGTTTTGGTGGACAACCTGCGGATTAACCCATTGGAATCAGAGTTTGCTCAAGATGCTGACCTGATGATGGGTGGTAAAACGCATGTTGCGACTGCTATTTGCTTTGATCCGAACATTGATTCTGAGTTCATTGAAGCGGTGCGGGAGCGCGTTTCTGCGCATGCTGCGGAAAACTCGGATGTGGTTGCTGCAATTTCTGAGTGCGATAAGCCTGGATTTGTGCTTAGGGCCTTGGGCAATCGCACCGAAGAATTGATGGAGCTCATCCTAGATGTAGCGCATGTTGTCCGTAATAGGACGCGAGGGCAAGGGCCTATTAACTTGCGCCAGTATTAA
- the ureG gene encoding urease accessory protein UreG: MSVIKIGVGGPVGSGKTALIERITRALDGEISMAAITNDIYTTEDAKILAREGLLPEDRIIGVETGGCPHTAIREDTSMNDAAFEELVKRHPDLELVFMESGGDNLSATFSPELVDFSIYIIDVAQGEKIPRKAGQGMIKSDLFVINKTDLAPHVGADLKVMEDDSKVFRGNKPFVLTNLKTDEGLDKVIDWIRHDVLMLDLAD, encoded by the coding sequence ATGAGTGTTATTAAAATTGGTGTTGGCGGTCCAGTCGGGTCGGGTAAAACTGCATTAATTGAGCGAATCACCCGTGCACTGGATGGCGAGATCTCCATGGCTGCCATTACTAATGATATCTACACCACCGAGGACGCAAAGATCCTCGCGCGTGAAGGCCTTCTGCCAGAGGATCGCATTATTGGTGTGGAAACCGGTGGTTGCCCACATACGGCTATCCGTGAAGATACGTCGATGAATGATGCGGCTTTTGAAGAGCTTGTTAAGCGTCATCCTGATCTTGAGTTGGTCTTCATGGAGTCGGGTGGAGATAACCTGTCTGCAACCTTCAGCCCTGAGCTCGTGGATTTCTCTATCTACATCATTGACGTTGCTCAAGGTGAGAAGATTCCGCGCAAGGCTGGTCAGGGCATGATCAAGTCTGATTTGTTTGTGATCAACAAGACGGATCTCGCTCCCCACGTGGGCGCAGACCTGAAGGTGATGGAAGATGATTCCAAGGTCTTCCGTGGTAATAAGCCTTTTGTGCTCACAAACCTTAAGACGGATGAGGGCCTGGACAAGGTCATCGATTGGATCCGTCATGATGTGTTAATGCTTGACCTGGCGGATTAA
- a CDS encoding urease accessory protein UreF, which produces MQSIATSARTELVIWHLTDSALPTGGFAHSAGLETFIQADEVHDPDSYKHWLHGYLRQASFAEALAVRFAVELVQAELEFAEAQASLKELDQLVHACQTPKQVRTSMNSMGKRMSKVAATISPDQPMVAEYCRAVAAGEMRGNPAIAAGLVLGSEGVSPERAVMAYLMQMANSMTQNAIRAIPLGQDAGQRVLVSAYDAVVQAAEMTMSHGVADLGVVAPRLEVAQMQHEMLRSRMFMS; this is translated from the coding sequence ATGCAGAGCATAGCCACTAGTGCCCGGACCGAGTTAGTTATCTGGCATCTTACTGACTCGGCCTTACCTACTGGAGGATTCGCGCATTCTGCAGGTCTAGAGACTTTCATCCAAGCAGATGAAGTCCACGATCCGGATTCTTATAAGCACTGGTTGCATGGTTATCTGCGGCAGGCCAGCTTTGCCGAGGCTCTAGCGGTGCGTTTCGCCGTTGAACTGGTACAGGCTGAACTGGAGTTTGCGGAGGCACAGGCTTCTTTGAAAGAGCTGGATCAGTTGGTTCACGCTTGCCAAACCCCTAAACAAGTGCGTACTTCCATGAATTCCATGGGAAAGCGCATGTCCAAGGTCGCAGCTACCATTTCTCCTGATCAACCTATGGTGGCTGAGTACTGCCGTGCCGTAGCTGCGGGAGAGATGCGCGGAAACCCTGCTATCGCTGCTGGTTTGGTCCTTGGTTCGGAGGGCGTTTCTCCGGAGAGAGCTGTCATGGCGTATCTCATGCAGATGGCTAATTCCATGACTCAGAATGCTATCCGTGCGATTCCACTAGGACAGGATGCTGGACAGCGGGTGCTAGTAAGCGCTTATGACGCTGTCGTGCAGGCTGCAGAGATGACCATGTCTCACGGAGTAGCAGATTTGGGTGTAGTCGCCCCACGGCTAGAAGTTGCGCAGATGCAGCATGAGATGCTGCGTAGCCGCATGTTTATGTCTTAA
- a CDS encoding urease accessory protein UreE, which yields MIITEIQGNLNDLESAERDALELDAVIFDNESRLKRVQRVTTESGAEHALRLGNELREIKDGDILAKEDNKVIVARIAATDVLVITPRDIREALAVAHTLGNRHLQAQFFDQDSAFGKPAMVVRFDHTVEHYLEHVGVEYTRGDHVMPEAFRHAEHSH from the coding sequence ATGATTATTACTGAGATACAGGGCAACCTCAATGACCTGGAATCAGCAGAGCGTGATGCATTGGAATTGGATGCAGTCATCTTTGATAATGAGTCACGCCTAAAGCGTGTGCAGCGTGTGACCACGGAAAGTGGCGCAGAGCATGCATTGCGTTTGGGCAATGAACTCCGTGAGATCAAGGATGGCGATATCCTGGCCAAAGAAGACAACAAGGTGATTGTGGCTCGAATCGCTGCCACCGATGTCTTGGTTATCACCCCTCGCGATATTCGAGAGGCCTTGGCTGTCGCTCATACTCTGGGCAATCGGCACCTGCAGGCTCAGTTCTTTGACCAGGACAGTGCCTTTGGTAAGCCTGCTATGGTAGTGCGATTTGACCACACGGTAGAGCACTATCTGGAGCACGTGGGCGTGGAATACACGCGAGGCGACCATGTTATGCCTGAGGCATTCCGTCATGCAGAGCATAGCCACTAG
- the ureC gene encoding urease subunit alpha, with product MSFEMSRRQYAELNGPTTGDGIRLADTELIAVVEKDLTQYGDEVSFGGGKVIRDGMGQNSRVEADQVPDLVITNTIIVDYTGIYSADIAVKDGRIMKIGKAGNPDIMDNIDIIVGVGTEVIGGEGKIVTAGAIDTHIHFISPEQVEAALDNGTTTLIGGGTGPVDSTNATTVTAGAGNITKMIEASRDFSVNVGFLGKGHASNTERLREQIRAGAIGLKIHEDWGATANTIDNALTVADEMDIQVAIHTDTLNEGGFADNTIAAFKDRVIHTFHTEGAGGGHAPDILKVAGLPNVLPASTNPTLPFTVNTMDEHLDMIMVCHHLNSDLPEDIAFADSRIRKETIAAEDVLHDMGVLAITSSDSQAMGRVGEVVLRTWQVAHRMKQQRGPLEGDTATNDNERIKRYIAKYTINPAIASGVADTIGSVEEGKLADLVVWDPAYFGVKPSIVIKSGIIARSIMGDANASIPTPQPRTMRYSYGARGAAAGRTSVTFLPTAAFEAGVPEKLGIDRKFVEAKNMREISKADLKHNNATPDIKVDPETYELTVDGEKVTSEAATELPMTQRYFLF from the coding sequence ATGTCTTTTGAAATGAGTCGGCGCCAGTACGCAGAACTGAACGGTCCGACCACTGGCGACGGAATCCGTTTGGCTGATACAGAGCTCATCGCCGTTGTCGAGAAAGATCTTACCCAGTACGGCGACGAGGTTTCCTTCGGCGGCGGAAAGGTTATCCGCGATGGCATGGGTCAAAACTCGCGCGTCGAGGCAGATCAGGTCCCAGACCTGGTTATCACGAACACCATTATCGTGGACTACACCGGTATTTACTCTGCTGATATTGCTGTGAAAGACGGCAGGATCATGAAGATCGGTAAAGCCGGCAACCCCGATATTATGGACAACATCGACATCATCGTCGGTGTTGGAACTGAGGTTATCGGTGGCGAAGGCAAGATTGTCACCGCTGGTGCTATTGATACGCACATCCACTTCATTTCCCCAGAACAGGTGGAAGCAGCACTAGATAACGGTACGACCACCCTTATCGGTGGCGGAACAGGTCCAGTGGACTCTACCAATGCTACGACCGTTACCGCAGGTGCTGGCAACATCACCAAGATGATCGAGGCTTCTCGCGACTTCTCCGTGAACGTCGGTTTCTTGGGCAAGGGCCACGCCTCCAACACCGAGCGTCTGCGTGAGCAGATTCGTGCAGGTGCTATCGGTCTAAAGATCCACGAGGACTGGGGCGCTACCGCTAACACCATCGACAACGCACTGACCGTTGCTGATGAGATGGACATTCAGGTTGCTATCCACACCGATACCCTGAACGAGGGCGGCTTTGCTGATAACACCATTGCGGCTTTCAAAGACCGCGTTATCCACACCTTCCACACCGAAGGCGCTGGCGGCGGACACGCTCCGGACATCCTGAAGGTAGCTGGTCTTCCTAACGTTCTTCCGGCATCCACCAACCCAACTCTTCCGTTCACCGTGAACACGATGGATGAGCACCTTGACATGATCATGGTGTGCCACCACCTCAACTCTGACCTCCCTGAGGACATTGCATTCGCTGATTCACGTATCCGTAAGGAAACCATTGCGGCGGAAGACGTCCTGCACGATATGGGCGTTTTGGCAATCACCTCTTCTGACTCTCAGGCCATGGGCCGCGTCGGCGAGGTTGTCCTGCGTACCTGGCAGGTTGCTCACCGTATGAAGCAGCAGCGTGGACCGCTTGAGGGCGATACCGCTACCAACGATAACGAGCGCATCAAGCGTTACATTGCTAAGTACACCATCAACCCAGCTATTGCTTCCGGTGTTGCAGATACCATTGGTTCTGTTGAAGAAGGCAAGCTAGCTGACCTGGTTGTTTGGGATCCTGCTTACTTCGGTGTGAAGCCAAGCATCGTGATCAAGTCCGGCATCATCGCTCGCTCCATCATGGGCGACGCTAACGCTTCGATCCCGACCCCACAGCCACGTACTATGCGTTACTCCTATGGTGCTCGCGGTGCAGCTGCTGGTCGTACCTCGGTTACCTTCCTCCCCACGGCAGCTTTCGAGGCTGGCGTACCGGAGAAGCTTGGTATTGATCGTAAGTTCGTTGAAGCAAAGAACATGCGCGAGATCTCCAAGGCTGATCTGAAGCACAACAATGCAACCCCAGATATCAAGGTTGATCCAGAGACCTACGAGTTGACGGTTGACGGCGAGAAAGTCACTTCTGAGGCTGCTACAGAGCTGCCGATGACTCAGCGTTACTTCCTGTTCTAG
- a CDS encoding urease subunit beta, with product MIPGEYFISDTAPIIMNEGREAITIVVTNKGDRPVQVGSHFHFAEANSELEFDRDAAMGKRLDIPAGTAVRLEPGDSRTVNLIDFAGTREVYGFNNKVNGKLD from the coding sequence ATGATCCCTGGTGAGTACTTCATCTCTGATACTGCCCCCATCATCATGAATGAAGGCCGCGAAGCCATCACCATCGTGGTAACTAACAAGGGCGACCGTCCAGTACAGGTTGGTTCGCACTTCCACTTCGCTGAGGCGAACTCCGAGCTGGAATTCGACCGCGATGCAGCTATGGGCAAGCGCCTCGACATCCCGGCTGGTACCGCCGTGCGCCTCGAACCGGGCGACTCGCGCACCGTTAACCTCATCGATTTCGCTGGTACGCGCGAAGTCTACGGGTTTAACAACAAAGTCAACGGAAAACTTGACTAA
- a CDS encoding urease subunit gamma, whose amino-acid sequence MHLTQREQDKLMIVVAADVARRRKERGLKLNHPEAVALITAELLEGARDGKTVAQLMCEGVTILTRDEVMEGVPEMISDVQVEATFPDGTKLVTVHKPIR is encoded by the coding sequence ATGCACCTCACCCAACGTGAACAAGATAAGCTCATGATTGTTGTGGCTGCTGATGTGGCTCGACGTCGTAAAGAGCGCGGCCTTAAGCTCAACCACCCAGAAGCAGTTGCGCTTATCACTGCTGAGCTCTTGGAAGGGGCCCGCGACGGTAAAACCGTGGCCCAGCTTATGTGCGAGGGCGTGACTATCTTGACTCGCGATGAAGTCATGGAAGGCGTACCGGAGATGATCTCCGATGTTCAGGTAGAAGCCACCTTCCCCGATGGAACCAAGCTGGTTACCGTCCACAAACCGATTCGCTAA
- a CDS encoding DMT family transporter produces the protein MNATKSLNQTLPVKKVGHGKAVLIIALGTACLAFTPIWVKASNMDPATQAFLRVLIGFLVLLPIGLWEIKNKQALPKKGVAMSIAAGLFLGVDFTAWNYSIFYVGAGIAAILLNLQVIVVPMLTAIFDKYKIPPVFLILVPIMFVGVLLTGGVLESAEATGPATIYGIKTSTLGTMLGLTSGICYSFYLYFSRKAGTTAPRKDLYVQPMMYTMAAQMVAPFTWAHIGSPRGGLDFTHGVLVNGQLPMVDPENTVGDPLTMMNWISLISLAILGQAIAWTFVQWGTVWLDPTLSAGILLLSPVSSVVIAWPLFGEIPSILQFVGILMILGTVMYQNGLFDKFFGNKKKTAAPAAPGDNIEEQLVREGLAPGRSPDDAKPLPDDRP, from the coding sequence GTGAATGCGACCAAATCACTAAATCAGACCCTGCCGGTCAAAAAAGTTGGACACGGCAAAGCAGTCCTGATTATTGCCCTGGGCACCGCGTGCCTAGCCTTTACCCCGATCTGGGTCAAGGCTTCGAACATGGATCCGGCAACTCAGGCATTCCTACGCGTTTTGATTGGCTTCCTCGTTCTGTTGCCGATCGGCCTGTGGGAAATCAAAAACAAGCAAGCCCTTCCTAAGAAGGGGGTGGCGATGTCTATCGCCGCTGGTTTGTTCCTCGGTGTGGACTTCACCGCTTGGAACTACTCCATCTTCTACGTTGGCGCTGGTATCGCTGCGATTCTTCTGAACCTTCAGGTTATCGTTGTGCCGATGCTTACCGCGATCTTTGACAAGTACAAGATTCCACCGGTATTCCTCATTCTCGTTCCCATCATGTTTGTGGGCGTTTTGCTCACCGGTGGTGTTCTTGAGTCTGCAGAAGCTACGGGTCCTGCCACAATCTATGGCATTAAGACCTCTACTCTGGGCACCATGCTCGGCCTTACCTCCGGTATCTGCTACTCCTTCTACCTTTACTTCTCTCGTAAAGCAGGAACCACGGCTCCTCGTAAGGACCTTTACGTTCAGCCAATGATGTACACCATGGCAGCACAGATGGTTGCTCCGTTCACCTGGGCACACATCGGCTCCCCACGTGGCGGCCTGGACTTCACCCACGGCGTTTTGGTCAACGGACAGCTCCCAATGGTTGATCCTGAGAACACTGTTGGCGATCCGCTTACCATGATGAACTGGATCTCCCTGATCTCTCTCGCAATCCTGGGCCAGGCTATCGCATGGACCTTCGTTCAGTGGGGCACCGTGTGGTTGGATCCGACCCTGTCTGCAGGTATCCTCCTGCTCTCCCCTGTGAGCTCCGTTGTTATCGCATGGCCTTTGTTCGGTGAGATCCCATCCATCCTGCAGTTCGTCGGTATCCTTATGATTCTGGGAACAGTGATGTATCAGAATGGGCTGTTTGACAAGTTCTTTGGGAATAAGAAGAAAACAGCGGCGCCAGCGGCGCCAGGGGACAACATAGAAGAGCAACTCGTAAGAGAAGGGTTAGCGCCAGGACGTAGTCCTGATGATGCGAAACCCCTGCCAGATGATCGCCCCTAA